Proteins from one Pseudomonas grandcourensis genomic window:
- a CDS encoding PLP-dependent aminotransferase family protein: MPRSRYKTLVDAFAADIRSGRLPPGTRLPTHRQLATEHGLALVTASRVYAELEGMGLVSGETGRGTFVRETSLPPGQGISQHVVAAGVIDLNFNYPSLPGQADLLRTALRQLALSGHLESLLRYQPHAGRLHERASVARHLLDRGLRVPAEQVLIVSGAQHGLAVAMMTLLKPGDVIAADALTYPGFKTLAETLHLEVLPIPVTDTGPDLPALEKLCRSRSVRAVYSMPTLHNPLGWVMDLDRREQLVAIARRHDLTIIEDAAYAFLAENVPPPLAELAPERTVYVSGLSKNVATGLRVGFIAAPAQWVVAFERTIMATTWNTPGVMTAIVTAWLDDGTVSQLEVQKRTDARARQALAREVLAGLRTISHPNSYFIWLPLAEDARADQIAMALMREQVSVSPAEPFAISAHVPHAIRLALGSVDMDSLRIALGKVKNVVGFYS, encoded by the coding sequence ATGCCTCGATCCCGCTACAAGACGCTGGTAGATGCCTTTGCCGCCGACATCCGTTCCGGGCGTTTGCCGCCCGGCACGCGCCTGCCGACTCACCGGCAACTGGCTACAGAGCACGGTCTGGCACTGGTCACCGCCAGCCGGGTGTATGCCGAGCTGGAGGGCATGGGCCTGGTCAGCGGCGAAACCGGACGCGGAACCTTTGTCAGGGAAACCTCGTTGCCGCCGGGGCAGGGCATCTCGCAGCACGTGGTGGCGGCGGGGGTGATCGACCTTAACTTCAACTACCCGTCGTTGCCCGGGCAGGCCGACCTGTTGCGCACGGCCTTGCGTCAACTGGCGTTGTCCGGTCACCTGGAATCGCTCCTGCGCTATCAGCCCCACGCGGGACGCCTGCACGAGCGGGCCTCGGTCGCGCGTCATCTGCTCGACCGCGGGCTGCGCGTGCCGGCCGAACAGGTGTTGATCGTCAGCGGTGCTCAGCATGGCCTGGCGGTGGCGATGATGACGCTGCTCAAGCCCGGCGATGTGATCGCCGCCGATGCGTTGACCTATCCCGGCTTCAAGACGCTGGCCGAAACCCTGCATCTGGAAGTCTTGCCGATTCCGGTCACGGACACCGGGCCTGATCTGCCGGCCCTGGAAAAACTCTGCCGCAGCCGATCGGTACGGGCTGTGTATTCGATGCCGACCTTGCATAACCCGCTGGGCTGGGTGATGGACCTCGATCGGCGCGAGCAGTTGGTGGCGATTGCGCGCCGGCATGACCTGACGATCATCGAAGACGCCGCCTACGCGTTCCTGGCCGAAAACGTCCCGCCACCGTTGGCCGAGCTGGCACCGGAGAGGACGGTGTACGTGTCCGGCCTGTCGAAGAATGTCGCCACCGGGCTGCGCGTCGGTTTCATCGCTGCGCCCGCGCAATGGGTTGTCGCCTTCGAGCGCACGATCATGGCGACCACCTGGAACACCCCGGGCGTGATGACCGCCATCGTCACGGCCTGGCTCGACGACGGCACCGTCAGCCAACTGGAGGTGCAAAAGCGCACGGACGCCCGGGCCCGGCAAGCCCTGGCCCGCGAGGTGCTGGCAGGACTCAGGACCATCAGTCACCCGAACTCTTATTTCATCTGGCTGCCGCTGGCGGAAGACGCACGGGCCGACCAGATCGCCATGGCGCTGATGCGCGAGCAGGTGTCGGTGTCGCCGGCCGAGCCCTTTGCGATTTCGGCCCATGTGCCGCACGCGATACGCCTGGCGTTGGGCTCGGTGGACATGGACTCGCTGCGGATTGCCCTGGGCAAGGTCAAGAACGTCGTTGGCTTTTACTCATAG
- a CDS encoding LysE family translocator produces the protein MSLMMSMAAFALVASITPGPVNIVALSSGARFGFRASQRHVAGATLGFVLLLVLMGLGLHELLQQWPALTQVVQWAGVAFLLYMAFKLAADSGQVQASESAQAPSMLYGAIMQWLNPKAWLACVAGMGAFVADGEAHLVWQFAAIYLVICYVSVGCWAYAGTFLRGFLNNPSGMRLFNRAMALLLVVSAVYLLLP, from the coding sequence ATGAGTCTGATGATGTCCATGGCGGCGTTTGCGCTGGTCGCTTCCATCACGCCGGGGCCGGTCAACATTGTGGCGTTGAGCTCCGGCGCACGCTTTGGTTTCCGGGCCAGCCAGCGTCACGTGGCAGGGGCCACCCTGGGGTTTGTCTTGCTGTTGGTGCTGATGGGGCTGGGCCTGCATGAGTTGTTGCAGCAGTGGCCGGCGCTGACCCAGGTGGTGCAATGGGCGGGGGTGGCCTTTCTGTTGTACATGGCCTTCAAGCTGGCGGCCGACAGTGGGCAGGTGCAGGCCAGTGAATCGGCACAGGCGCCATCGATGCTGTATGGCGCCATCATGCAATGGCTCAACCCCAAGGCCTGGCTGGCCTGTGTGGCCGGCATGGGCGCCTTCGTCGCCGATGGCGAGGCGCACCTGGTCTGGCAGTTCGCCGCGATTTATCTGGTGATCTGTTATGTGTCGGTCGGTTGCTGGGCGTATGCCGGGACGTTTTTGCGCGGTTTCCTCAACAACCCGTCGGGTATGCGCCTGTTCAATCGGGCCATGGCTTTGTTGCTGGTGGTGAGTGCGGTGTACCTGTTGTTGCCGTAA
- a CDS encoding AraC family transcriptional regulator: protein MKHAVAKNADKAPRFWRDDALPFIEARAIADGREVCYTRHAHEHFSIGAITAGRSTYLHEQSTFEVSVGTVVLMNPGDVHACNPIEDQPWSYLMLYVDTPWLTDLQHQLGFSDDAAFRRFTLTHTRDAQLFAGLAGLYEVLIDPQQDVLRKHSVAVEFFTEVQLRLNPADPPLREPNFKLERAADYIRDHCTQTLRLEDICEAAQLSPSYLIRAFKQHYGMTPHAFLVNRRIQFAQDRLRSGKLIADVALEAGFADQAHFQRAFKQHLAATPGQYRGVSPS, encoded by the coding sequence ATGAAGCACGCCGTTGCCAAGAACGCCGACAAGGCCCCGCGCTTCTGGCGCGATGATGCCCTGCCCTTCATCGAAGCCCGCGCCATCGCCGACGGGCGCGAAGTCTGCTACACCCGGCACGCCCACGAGCACTTTTCCATCGGGGCGATCACCGCCGGGCGCAGCACTTATCTGCATGAGCAGTCGACATTCGAGGTCAGCGTCGGCACGGTGGTGCTGATGAACCCCGGCGACGTCCACGCCTGCAACCCGATCGAAGACCAACCCTGGTCGTACCTGATGCTGTACGTCGATACGCCGTGGCTGACCGATTTACAGCACCAGCTCGGGTTCAGCGATGACGCGGCGTTTCGCCGCTTTACGCTGACCCATACCCGGGACGCCCAGCTGTTTGCCGGCCTCGCGGGCTTGTATGAAGTGCTGATCGATCCACAGCAAGACGTGCTGCGCAAACACAGCGTGGCCGTGGAGTTCTTTACCGAGGTTCAGCTACGACTCAACCCGGCCGACCCGCCGCTGCGCGAACCCAACTTCAAGCTGGAGCGCGCGGCCGACTACATCCGCGACCACTGCACGCAAACCCTCAGGCTCGAAGACATTTGCGAAGCGGCGCAACTGTCACCGTCCTACCTGATCCGTGCCTTCAAGCAGCATTACGGCATGACACCCCACGCGTTCCTGGTGAACCGGCGCATCCAGTTCGCCCAGGATCGATTGCGCAGCGGCAAGCTGATCGCGGACGTGGCACTGGAAGCGGGGTTCGCCGATCAGGCGCATTTTCAACGGGCGTTTAAACAGCATCTGGCGGCGACGCCGGGGCAGTATCGGGGGGTGAGTCCTTCGTGA
- a CDS encoding VOC family protein: MLRVQKLTPCLWFDDQAEEAAKFYCSIFDHSKITALTHYGHAGFEFHGRPEGSVMTVSFELDGQSFTGLNGGPLFKFSEAVSFQVNCLSQEEVDHYWGNLSAGGAPEAQQCGWLRDKFGLSWQIVPVAMMEMIKDPDTKKSQRAMQAMMQMKKLDIAVLQRAFDGES; this comes from the coding sequence ATGCTACGCGTACAAAAACTCACGCCCTGCCTGTGGTTCGACGATCAGGCCGAAGAGGCGGCGAAGTTCTATTGCTCGATCTTCGACCATTCGAAAATCACTGCCCTCACCCATTACGGCCACGCCGGATTCGAGTTCCACGGCCGGCCCGAGGGTTCGGTCATGACCGTCAGCTTCGAGCTCGACGGACAGAGTTTTACCGGTCTCAACGGCGGGCCTTTGTTCAAGTTCAGCGAGGCGGTTTCGTTTCAGGTCAATTGCCTGAGCCAGGAAGAGGTCGATCATTACTGGGGCAATCTGTCGGCCGGTGGCGCGCCCGAAGCCCAGCAATGCGGTTGGCTCAGGGACAAGTTCGGGCTGTCGTGGCAGATCGTCCCCGTCGCGATGATGGAGATGATCAAGGACCCCGACACGAAGAAATCCCAACGGGCCATGCAGGCGATGATGCAGATGAAAAAACTCGATATTGCCGTACTGCAACGAGCCTTTGACGGCGAGAGCTAA
- a CDS encoding transmembrane sensor/regulator PpyR codes for MFNFFSNPQNVLQWSSRVLGAGLAMLLVGIYGAYLYDGHLAITVLVAMHAMTIIGPTLLKIGYVMRLLSQYRLSQFPARVVA; via the coding sequence ATGTTCAACTTCTTCAGCAACCCTCAGAACGTCCTTCAATGGTCGAGCCGTGTACTAGGCGCGGGCCTGGCGATGCTGCTGGTCGGCATTTACGGTGCCTATCTCTACGACGGCCATCTGGCGATCACCGTGCTGGTGGCGATGCACGCCATGACCATTATTGGCCCGACCCTGTTGAAAATCGGCTATGTCATGCGCCTGCTTTCCCAGTATCGCCTGAGCCAATTCCCGGCCCGAGTGGTGGCTTGA
- a CDS encoding NnrS family protein: MRKLAAAPLFSLGFRPFFLAGAGFAALAIAIWALWLYGRLPGAQPVGGMLAWHRHEMPFGFASAIIAGFLLTAVPNWTGRSGLKGWPLIGLVLVWLLARLAWLLPIPVPLLLALQVPFLPLLVWALGRDLLAARKRENYPILLMVMLLAGCQALTLLGFAVDDANLQRHGVLAALWLVGALMSVIGGRVIPFFIQRGLNRPAAPAAHPLPGKVLLISAMLAAVSFAAGLNDVPRVWLALLFALISGLHLLRLWRWHDRGLWRVPLLWSLYLAYAWLAVATLAMALWHLGWMPQQSLATHSLAVGGIGGLVLAMIARVSLGHTGRLLQPSKAIVAGFALLLLAGVCRVWLVPFSDQGLALSALLWCSAFGVFVWRYTGILLGPRL, encoded by the coding sequence ATGCGCAAACTGGCGGCTGCACCGCTCTTCAGCCTGGGCTTTCGACCCTTCTTTCTGGCCGGCGCCGGGTTCGCGGCCCTTGCCATCGCGATCTGGGCCTTGTGGCTGTACGGCCGCTTGCCCGGTGCGCAACCGGTGGGTGGCATGCTCGCCTGGCATCGACATGAAATGCCATTCGGATTTGCCTCGGCCATCATTGCCGGGTTCCTGCTGACGGCGGTGCCCAACTGGACCGGTCGGTCGGGGCTCAAGGGCTGGCCGCTGATCGGCCTGGTGCTGGTGTGGCTGCTGGCACGGCTGGCCTGGCTCCTGCCGATACCTGTGCCCTTGCTGCTGGCGTTGCAGGTTCCGTTTTTGCCGTTGCTGGTGTGGGCGTTGGGGCGCGACCTGCTGGCCGCGCGCAAGCGCGAGAATTATCCGATTCTGTTGATGGTGATGCTGCTGGCCGGGTGTCAGGCGTTGACGTTGCTGGGGTTTGCCGTTGATGACGCCAATCTGCAACGCCATGGAGTGCTGGCTGCCTTGTGGCTGGTGGGCGCGCTGATGAGCGTGATCGGCGGGCGGGTGATTCCGTTCTTTATCCAGCGCGGCTTGAACCGTCCCGCAGCGCCTGCGGCTCATCCGTTGCCGGGCAAGGTGTTGCTGATCAGCGCCATGCTGGCGGCGGTGTCTTTTGCCGCCGGATTGAATGACGTCCCACGGGTGTGGCTGGCGCTGTTGTTTGCGTTGATCAGCGGTTTGCATCTGCTGCGATTGTGGCGCTGGCATGATCGCGGCCTGTGGCGCGTGCCGCTGCTGTGGTCGCTGTACCTGGCTTATGCCTGGCTCGCGGTGGCGACGCTGGCCATGGCGCTGTGGCACCTGGGCTGGATGCCGCAACAAAGTCTGGCCACCCATTCGCTGGCTGTCGGCGGTATCGGCGGGTTGGTTCTGGCGATGATCGCGCGGGTCAGCCTGGGGCATACCGGGCGCTTGTTGCAGCCGTCAAAGGCGATCGTTGCGGGGTTTGCCCTGTTGTTGCTGGCGGGTGTGTGTCGAGTGTGGCTGGTGCCGTTTTCCGATCAGGGTTTGGCGCTGTCGGCGTTGCTGTGGTGTAGCGCTTTCGGTGTTTTCGTCTGGCGCTACACCGGCATTTTATTGGGGCCGAGGCTCTAG
- a CDS encoding (2Fe-2S)-binding protein: protein MLTLNINGQDQELDVPADMPLLWVLRDVAHLTGTKFGCGIAQCGACTVHVDGAPLRSCITPATAVADGQKILTIEGLSADGSHPVQQAWAELDVVQCGYCQSGQIMSAAALLAKIPQPTDNDIDQALSGNICRCGTYPRIRAAVKRAAELG from the coding sequence ATGCTCACCCTGAACATCAATGGCCAGGACCAGGAGCTGGATGTCCCCGCCGACATGCCGCTGCTCTGGGTCTTGCGCGATGTCGCCCACCTCACCGGCACCAAGTTCGGCTGCGGCATCGCCCAATGCGGGGCCTGCACCGTGCACGTCGATGGCGCACCGCTGCGCTCGTGCATTACACCGGCCACGGCCGTGGCCGATGGACAGAAGATACTCACCATCGAAGGCCTTTCCGCAGACGGTTCGCACCCGGTCCAACAGGCCTGGGCGGAACTTGACGTGGTCCAGTGTGGCTACTGCCAGTCCGGGCAGATCATGTCGGCGGCGGCCTTGCTGGCGAAAATTCCGCAACCGACCGACAACGACATAGATCAGGCGCTGTCCGGCAACATCTGCCGTTGCGGCACTTACCCGCGAATTCGCGCGGCAGTCAAGCGCGCCGCCGAGCTGGGATGA
- a CDS encoding xanthine dehydrogenase family protein molybdopterin-binding subunit has protein sequence MNSINGLSRRGFLKGSAVLGGGLVVAFAMPGAHRFAMGAENQGNVFAPNAFLRIGNDNSVTVLLGHSEMGQGIWTGLTMLIAEELDADWTKIRVEHSPASAADYGLPAFGGMQITGGSTSTWMEFDRYRQAGAAARLMLIDAAAKRFNVAPSEIRTESGVVIAGEHRATYGELADDAGQLPRPDPASIKLKDAKDWRLIGKPTKRLDTPEKITGRAKFGMDVQFDGLMTAMVARSPTFGGSVKSFEGAEALAIPGVHKVVQVPTGIAVIADHFWAAKLGRDALKIEWNPGPNAALNSQALLENFRKLATTPGLNAGQAGDTQAALAKAAKKIDVEYSVPYLAHAPMEPLNCTVSITQDKCEIWTGTQFQTLDQMVAGKITGLKPEQVVIHTEFLGGGFGRRANPTSDFVSEAVYVAKAAGAPVKTVWAREDDIRGGYYRSAFLHHARIGLGADGLPLAWKHVMVGQSIMAGTSLEASMVKDGIDKTSVEGVVDSPYLEGLANHQIELHSPKTGISVLWLRSVGHTHTAFVMESLIDELATAAGKDPVEYRRTLLKDHPRHLGVLNLAVEKANWTAPLPDGHALGVAVHESFGSYVAQVAEVSQDNLAIRVHRVVCAVDCGIAVNPQSIAAQMESCITFGLSFALHSKLTLKDGQVVQSNYHDYRVLRLNEMPVVEVHIVPSSDKPGGIGEAGVPPMAPAVANAVFALTGQRLRELPLQLSGV, from the coding sequence ATGAACAGCATCAACGGACTATCGCGTCGTGGTTTTCTCAAGGGCAGTGCCGTGCTGGGCGGTGGATTGGTGGTGGCGTTTGCCATGCCCGGTGCCCACCGTTTCGCCATGGGCGCGGAGAACCAGGGCAACGTGTTTGCGCCCAACGCCTTCCTGCGCATTGGCAACGACAACAGCGTCACTGTGTTGCTCGGCCATTCGGAAATGGGCCAGGGCATCTGGACCGGCCTGACCATGCTGATCGCCGAAGAACTGGACGCCGATTGGACGAAAATCCGCGTCGAGCATTCCCCGGCTTCGGCTGCCGATTACGGCCTGCCTGCCTTTGGCGGAATGCAAATCACTGGCGGCTCGACCTCGACCTGGATGGAGTTCGACCGCTATCGCCAGGCCGGCGCGGCGGCGCGCTTGATGTTGATCGATGCGGCGGCCAAGCGTTTCAACGTCGCGCCGTCCGAGATCCGTACCGAATCGGGGGTGGTCATTGCCGGTGAACACCGTGCCACCTATGGCGAACTGGCCGATGACGCCGGGCAATTGCCACGGCCAGACCCGGCCTCGATCAAGCTCAAGGATGCGAAAGACTGGCGGCTGATCGGCAAGCCCACCAAGCGTCTGGACACGCCGGAGAAAATCACCGGCCGGGCGAAATTCGGCATGGACGTGCAGTTTGACGGGCTGATGACCGCGATGGTCGCCCGTTCGCCCACCTTCGGCGGCAGCGTCAAATCCTTTGAAGGCGCCGAAGCGCTGGCGATTCCGGGCGTGCACAAAGTGGTGCAAGTGCCGACCGGCATCGCGGTGATTGCCGATCATTTCTGGGCGGCGAAGCTGGGGCGCGATGCGCTGAAAATCGAGTGGAATCCGGGGCCGAACGCCGCGCTCAATAGCCAGGCGTTGCTGGAAAACTTCCGCAAGCTCGCCACCACCCCCGGTCTGAACGCCGGCCAGGCGGGGGATACCCAGGCTGCGCTGGCGAAAGCGGCCAAGAAGATCGACGTTGAATACAGCGTGCCTTATCTGGCCCATGCGCCGATGGAGCCGCTGAACTGCACGGTGAGCATCACCCAGGACAAATGCGAAATCTGGACCGGCACCCAGTTCCAGACCCTGGACCAGATGGTCGCCGGGAAAATCACCGGGCTCAAACCGGAACAGGTGGTGATCCATACCGAATTTCTCGGCGGCGGCTTCGGGCGCCGGGCCAATCCGACGTCGGATTTCGTCAGCGAAGCGGTGTATGTCGCCAAGGCCGCCGGTGCACCGGTGAAAACCGTGTGGGCGCGGGAAGACGACATCCGCGGCGGCTATTACCGCTCGGCGTTCCTGCACCATGCGCGGATCGGGCTGGGAGCCGACGGCCTGCCGCTGGCCTGGAAGCATGTGATGGTCGGGCAATCGATCATGGCCGGAACCTCGCTTGAGGCGAGCATGGTCAAGGACGGCATCGACAAGACCTCCGTCGAAGGCGTGGTCGACAGCCCTTACCTCGAAGGACTGGCCAATCACCAGATCGAACTGCATTCCCCGAAGACCGGCATCAGCGTGTTGTGGCTGCGTTCGGTGGGGCACACCCACACCGCGTTTGTCATGGAGTCGCTGATCGATGAACTGGCCACGGCGGCCGGCAAGGATCCGGTGGAATATCGGCGCACCTTGCTCAAGGATCATCCGCGCCACCTCGGTGTGCTGAACCTCGCGGTGGAGAAGGCCAACTGGACGGCGCCGCTGCCGGACGGCCATGCCCTGGGTGTGGCGGTGCATGAGTCGTTCGGCAGCTATGTGGCCCAGGTGGCCGAGGTGTCACAGGACAACCTTGCCATCCGCGTGCACCGGGTGGTGTGTGCGGTGGACTGCGGCATTGCGGTCAACCCCCAGAGCATCGCCGCGCAGATGGAGTCGTGCATCACCTTTGGCCTCAGCTTCGCGTTGCACAGCAAGCTGACGCTCAAGGACGGACAGGTGGTGCAGTCCAACTACCACGACTATCGGGTGCTGCGGCTCAACGAAATGCCGGTGGTGGAAGTGCATATCGTGCCCAGCAGCGACAAACCCGGCGGTATCGGCGAAGCCGGTGTGCCGCCCATGGCGCCGGCGGTGGCCAACGCGGTGTTTGCCTTGACCGGGCAGCGCCTGCGGGAGCTGCCCTTGCAGCTGTCGGGGGTGTGA
- a CDS encoding GGDEF domain-containing protein encodes MLISGKAGKSGRSANPLLTPQQERERLRDLARQAEQELAGVQMASMDELTLLSNRHGFTALARLGLDACRELGTPATLLYFTLDEFKRMSYLYGRAKGDDALKTFADVLRIGFRESDVVGRLEGDRFVALLTGSSVVEIEAIKARLNEMLDERNATAHRSYEIRFSVTQVEYDPIVHDSIEELLEEAERVMSR; translated from the coding sequence ATGTTGATCTCAGGCAAAGCGGGAAAATCGGGTCGATCCGCAAACCCGTTGCTCACGCCACAGCAAGAACGTGAACGGCTGCGGGATCTGGCGCGCCAGGCCGAGCAAGAGCTGGCGGGCGTGCAAATGGCAAGCATGGACGAGCTGACGCTGCTGTCCAATCGCCATGGCTTCACCGCGCTGGCCCGGCTCGGGCTAGACGCCTGCCGGGAGCTGGGGACGCCGGCGACGCTGCTGTACTTCACCCTTGATGAATTCAAGCGCATGAGTTATCTGTATGGCCGGGCCAAAGGTGACGATGCGCTGAAGACATTCGCCGATGTCCTGCGTATCGGTTTTCGTGAAAGCGATGTGGTCGGCCGGCTCGAAGGCGACCGGTTCGTGGCGTTGCTGACCGGTTCCAGCGTCGTGGAGATTGAGGCGATCAAGGCCCGGCTCAATGAGATGCTCGATGAGCGCAACGCCACGGCGCATCGCAGTTATGAGATTCGGTTCAGTGTGACCCAGGTCGAATATGACCCCATTGTTCATGACTCGATCGAGGAACTGCTGGAGGAGGCCGAGCGTGTGATGAGCCGCTAG
- a CDS encoding VOC family protein, whose product MQLSPFHLAIPVYDLPAARHFYGSVFGLEEGRSSDHWVDFNFFGHQLVIHLAPKNPAQEAAHTNAVDGHDVPVPHFGVVLGMAEWEALAERLKSLGTRFVIEPGIRFQGLVGEQATMFLFDPCGNALEFKAFKDIGQLFAK is encoded by the coding sequence ATGCAACTGTCCCCTTTTCACCTGGCCATTCCAGTCTACGACTTGCCGGCCGCCCGACATTTCTATGGTTCAGTGTTTGGCCTGGAAGAAGGCCGCTCAAGCGACCATTGGGTGGATTTCAATTTCTTCGGCCATCAACTGGTGATTCACCTGGCACCGAAAAACCCTGCGCAAGAGGCCGCGCACACCAATGCCGTGGATGGTCACGATGTGCCGGTGCCGCATTTTGGCGTGGTACTCGGGATGGCTGAGTGGGAGGCGTTGGCCGAGCGCTTGAAGTCACTGGGGACGCGCTTCGTGATCGAGCCGGGGATTCGCTTTCAGGGGCTGGTGGGTGAACAGGCGACGATGTTTCTGTTTGATCCTTGCGGTAATGCGCTGGAGTTCAAGGCGTTCAAGGACATTGGGCAGTTGTTTGCCAAATAG
- a CDS encoding LysR family transcriptional regulator has protein sequence MLRELKTFIAVARYGTFAAAGMHIGLTQSAVSAQIRNLEQALGIRLFDRTGRQALLNAAGQRALPMAREMLETFSRMAVSDDVSEYRGELKIGAVATAQTGLLPQALVRLRQQAPLLEPKLVPGVSLNLLSQVDTGEVDLAILIKPPFELPKELSAQVIRREPFVLIVPADLNGEDPLQLLAEHPHVRYDRNSFGGRLVTRFLRERQIEVQVALELDELEAIVKMVECGLGISLLPEAGLWLEHGAKVRVIRLGELTFYREIVLLQRYSQRNQPIQRLFAQCLTPKAN, from the coding sequence ATGCTGCGAGAACTGAAAACCTTTATCGCCGTGGCGCGTTACGGCACGTTCGCCGCGGCCGGTATGCACATCGGCCTGACACAGTCGGCGGTCAGCGCGCAGATTCGCAATCTGGAACAGGCCCTTGGCATCCGTCTGTTCGACCGCACCGGCCGCCAGGCGCTGCTCAATGCGGCGGGGCAGCGTGCGTTGCCGATGGCCAGGGAAATGCTCGAGACCTTCAGCCGCATGGCTGTCAGTGACGATGTCAGTGAGTACCGTGGCGAACTGAAAATCGGCGCGGTGGCCACCGCCCAGACCGGCCTGCTGCCCCAGGCGCTGGTGCGCTTGCGTCAACAGGCGCCCTTGCTGGAACCCAAGCTGGTGCCCGGTGTGTCTCTGAACCTGCTGAGCCAGGTGGACACGGGAGAAGTGGACCTGGCGATCCTGATCAAGCCGCCGTTTGAGTTGCCCAAGGAATTGTCCGCGCAGGTGATTCGTCGCGAGCCCTTCGTGCTGATCGTACCGGCGGACCTGAACGGCGAAGATCCGCTACAACTGCTCGCCGAGCACCCTCATGTGCGCTACGACCGCAATTCGTTCGGCGGGCGACTGGTGACGCGGTTTCTGCGCGAGCGGCAGATCGAGGTGCAGGTAGCGCTGGAGCTGGATGAGCTGGAGGCGATTGTCAAAATGGTCGAGTGTGGCTTGGGGATTTCGCTGCTGCCGGAGGCCGGGTTGTGGCTGGAGCATGGGGCGAAGGTCAGGGTAATCCGCTTGGGCGAGCTGACCTTCTATCGAGAGATTGTCTTGTTGCAGCGTTACAGCCAGCGTAATCAGCCGATTCAGCGGTTGTTTGCGCAATGCCTGACGCCGAAAGCGAATTGA
- a CDS encoding RHS repeat-associated core domain-containing protein, with translation MLTQLRSLLCEYHYDPLDRLNSHAQPNAPVHQRFYCQSRLATEIQGALRNTIFQSGDQVLGQQQRQGDSIDVALLATDQQRSVLQTLQKDNLPQPIAYSPYGHHRAESGLSSLLGFNGERADPVTGHYLLGNGYRAFNPVLMRFNSPDSWSPFGKGGLNAYAYCEGDPIGRTDPTGHVGNIFSRSLFRFMNTEDIYGVVIKKYNLIGYKVAKTSDLSEMTARGGASRGKAGFKVESSETAAYHKQDKTTENMTLSNLSEWTDIHRVYLESDHLPSVKNFKEVLPYARELEGRGSGFMPLEVPAENINRMLFSRYNRWGEDFVAGQNVFSEISDRLYVIRKTDKQVSRQVLERKKVKIIGIEELES, from the coding sequence ATGTTGACTCAACTGCGGTCACTGCTCTGCGAATATCACTACGATCCTCTTGATCGCCTGAACAGTCATGCCCAACCGAATGCCCCCGTGCATCAGCGGTTTTACTGCCAAAGTCGTCTTGCCACCGAGATACAGGGGGCATTACGCAACACCATTTTCCAGTCGGGTGATCAGGTTCTGGGGCAACAACAGCGCCAGGGCGACTCAATCGACGTCGCGCTACTGGCCACTGATCAACAGCGTTCAGTCCTGCAAACACTCCAGAAAGACAATCTGCCGCAACCCATCGCTTACTCACCCTATGGCCACCATCGAGCCGAAAGCGGCTTGAGTAGTTTGTTGGGTTTCAACGGTGAGCGGGCAGATCCCGTGACCGGGCATTATTTGCTGGGTAATGGATACAGGGCGTTTAATCCGGTGTTGATGCGGTTCAACAGTCCGGACAGTTGGAGTCCGTTTGGTAAGGGGGGATTGAATGCTTATGCGTATTGTGAAGGGGATCCGATTGGGCGGACGGATCCGACAGGGCATGTCGGGAATATTTTTAGTAGGTCTTTATTTAGGTTTATGAATACTGAAGATATTTATGGGGTGGTAATAAAAAAATATAATCTTATTGGTTATAAGGTGGCTAAAACAAGTGATCTAAGCGAAATGACTGCGCGAGGAGGAGCTTCGCGGGGCAAGGCTGGTTTCAAGGTGGAAAGCAGTGAGACTGCTGCTTATCATAAGCAGGACAAGACTACGGAAAACATGACTCTTTCCAATTTGTCGGAATGGACAGATATACACAGGGTTTACTTGGAAAGTGATCATTTGCCATCCGTAAAAAACTTTAAAGAGGTACTGCCTTATGCACGTGAGCTAGAAGGGAGAGGCTCCGGATTCATGCCGCTTGAAGTTCCAGCTGAAAATATTAACAGGATGTTGTTTTCAAGGTATAACAGATGGGGTGAAGACTTTGTGGCTGGTCAAAATGTATTTTCTGAAATAAGTGACAGATTGTATGTGATACGTAAGACGGATAAACAGGTCAGCAGACAAGTGCTTGAACGTAAAAAGGTAAAAATTATTGGTATTGAGGAATTGGAGAGTTAG